In Ciona intestinalis chromosome 11, KH, whole genome shotgun sequence, the DNA window tagtactaattcgtggtattacccaaaaaccgtcatctattttgattttggaaatatttggcaatatgtgcttaagagtcccatctttccctattGTACTATATCTCTGTATGTAATTTCGTGGctgatcattttttaaatgcatagGTCTATAACTTCCAACTCATGACAACCGTAAACAACCATTGGGCTGGAGCAATCATTTAAGTAGGACacacattcgcccacaatggtttAGCAGCAGCATTTTTCCGATGGCCCTTTCAGTATgctaataatttattttgtataacgTGTGTTGCCCTCTTGCGGTTATTTCCGACTTTGAATTGCCACCGGtttgtgaaaatatatttttttgagtataacaattaaaacgtTATTGGCGTACAAAACAACGTATAGCgacaatataaatatcaaaaaagCAACGAACTTTGTGATATAATAACATTGGGCCGTGACACAACTTATCGATGCTATAAATTTAGGTGCCTgcaataaaatagatttttaattaaaatgtttttttttgtcattttccGCTCCGCACTTACAAAGCGCAGTGAAACACAATTGGAAAACCTTATTTGCATACTGTGTAGTTAACTAAAATCCCCTtagttaattattaataactttttttctacAAACCGAGCACAATATTAGATATGTCTTTTTTCAGTCTATATTTGTCATTGGTTTTGACGGTGGTTTCCTCCGATGTCGTAAAGTTAAAGTTCAGACGCACAACAGCAACAacgaaaacgggacacctttagcacataatattcaaatattcgggtcgtgttttaaacaacaatcaacaGCGGTctaagttgtgaggatacggttttatagttctttgtttacaaacagatggaacaagaaaatataatgaaaatatgtcccatcttaccccacccttctatatgttacatattgttttgtttttttacaggcATGATAACTTGTGTATGTGTGTCTCGTTACGCTGTGGAGGTAACAAGAGAATATTACGCCGTACCTGCTTATCAGCTTCAAGTTGATGCCAGAACCCTCAAATACACATTTGGAACATGTTTGTACGTGGGGTGGGCTGCTTCTGCCCTTGCAGTTATAACAGGATGTTTGatgatgttgttttataaacgcTGCCGTAAACAGGAGGAATGTATTGAAACCGACTCTGGTGCGGGCACTATatttactttgtgtttttttaggttgttgttttatatttgaacaGTATTTTTCGTATTGAAGCCCACTAAATTAATTAGTAGCTCCAAGTTCTAGAGTGAAAAACGTAACCTTATAACGGcactattaaaatattctcaGAATCGGCAAAAGACCGAACAGAATCAAAACACATTGATCCAGACTATAAACGGGTGCGAAAAACATCGTTGGAGAAAACTCCAACACCGAACTCGGATTTCACGAAAAATGACGAAACACACCAGAGTCATCCATGTAGCAGATGTTACCATACCAAACCTACCAGGAGCTTCAGTGGTACAAGTGGATATTATAGCATGCTTTCTTTATTCTCAAATGCAACTCAACACAGCAAAATTAGCGGCAATATGGTAGAAATTTGTCCTTTGGAAACAAATACTAAGCCATTGTACCAGTACGTCCGCATATCCTCAAAAGTGTAAATGGAAAATCTTCTTCGCCGGACTTTGTAAATACCTTTTGGCAAATACAAATAACCTCTGCaaattaaactgaaaaaattattgtatatacTTAACAACCGGATTCAAACTATAGTGACAGTTACAAAGTTCTGTTTAAATAGAA includes these proteins:
- the LOC104266185 gene encoding claudin-19-like, whose translation is MGTHKMAANRHQFCFTIFLMLGVASTVMIFFILITPEWKTNSAVTSNSLKNFDMQRNRMGLWKVCMEYLWKVVGARKVCDQYDPALVGVPGYLRTIQVMMMMAISFSLGGVVCSLLGLKRVPLLSNKRKNKTILLAGVCHVFAGMITCVCVSRYAVEVTREYYAVPAYQLQVDARTLKYTFGTCLYVGWAASALAVITGCLMMLFYKRCRKQEECIETDSESAKDRTESKHIDPDYKRVRKTSLEKTPTPNSDFTKNDETHQSHPCSRCYHTKPTRSFSGTSGYYSMLSLFSNATQHSKISGNMVEICPLETNTKPLYQYVRISSKV